In Salvia miltiorrhiza cultivar Shanhuang (shh) chromosome 4, IMPLAD_Smil_shh, whole genome shotgun sequence, the DNA window CAGCCGCTTGAGCTTAGCCATGACTTTATAAATGGGGCAGTTGACGTCAATCTGGCTGTTCCAAGAGTTCTCCACCATCTTCTCGAAATTCGGATGCTCAACCCACATGTGAAGAAActtaaaaaatttatgtcttgCCTGAGGGGAGTGACGGCACATAAGCAGCAGTGGAGAGTGATCCGAAGTGATTCTGGGCAAAGCATGCGAAGAAATGTTATGCCAGAGCTCAACAAAAGAATCAGAAATGATAGCTCTATCCAAGACAGACTCCACGTGCGAAGGCATAAAACGTCTCCCCGACCACGTGAAACGCAAACCGATAGTCGGAGGTTCAATAAAACCTGTAGTAGTAAAAAATCCCGAAACTCCTGACAGGCAGTATTATTCGGCAAGCAATCACTAATACGTTCATGTGCCCCTTTAATGGCGTTAAAATCACCCATGAAGACAGTCGAGCCATCAATATGATTGAGAAGATCTAACCAAAGACGACGTCTAGCAACATGGCAGTTAGATCCATGAATGACAGCAATCTTGAAGCAGTAATGCATCCAAACGCATCGCACAATAACCACTTGATCAGAAGACAAAATAACTTGAGAAGCGATTGAAGGGTGCGTaaaaacccaaatattagaCCGCATATGATCTCTTGCATTTTGATGGCACGCCACCAGATTGATAGATCTCCAGAAACTCGCCGGGAAATCGTCAAAAATAGACTTGGGCTCCAGAATGCCCACAATAACAGGAGAGAAAGAAGCACAGTGCTCCTTTAGAATAAGTTTGGATTCTTCCGTGAGACCACGGACATTCCAAACTAAAAAATTCATCAGAACAAATTGGATGGCGTGGCATGGGCAGACCCCATCTCCACTTCGTCACTCCATCTACCCGAAGCAACATTGCTCATAGTTCTAGCACTGTTGGTCGTATGGGAGACAATTTGAAAATCACGTGGATTATGGCCAGAGTCCACCGCTGCCTTCAAACGGTCCGTGATTATCTGTTCTGATCTTATGTTGGGCGCCGTCCTCATCGCATCATTTTTTCTGAGACGTCCCTTTATAGTGTTCTCCGGATGAAAGATAACCTTGCGCGTCATCTGTTCGGAGTTTTATTTTGGTGGCCTTCCTCGTTTCTTTTGAGGGGCCTCAGATATTTGAGCCACCGCATCAGCAGCCCGCTGCACCTTCCTGTCACTCGCCATCTGACTCGTCTGCTTTTCCTGATTAACCCCATGATCCTGTGCCGGAACACTCTTGGCAGAAGGTGTAGCCAACGTGACCGCCAGCCTCTCCTCATTCCCCTTCTCAACAACGATTTCCTCATCAATCACTTCCTCCTGCTCGCTCTGATGTTCGTCCATATTTCGTGAAGGTGTAATCATTGAGAACATCAAATCTGGCCCATAATTGGTGTCCAAATTTTTTCGCCTATCATTGCACTCAATCTGCTCGATGAAATGCTCTCCATGTTCAGATTCCTGAATTTCTGTCTCGTGCTCTTCTGGCTCTTGAACAACAGTGGAGCGTCGTTGTTTTTGCTGACTTCCCATCTAACCAGACTCTCTCCTTGGTGAAGAAGGCATTTGATGCTTGTCCGCCTCCTGCTCGATGTATCCTTCATCATTCATAAGAGGAGAAAATTTGTTGCCCGAGAGCAACTTTGGCGTTTCCTGTTCAGCCGTGCTGAGCTTCCTGGACAAGTTCGGTTGATCACTTTCCTTTCGAGAATTCTCACCAGCAAGCATCTCCTTACCTCCCATCCTGTTCTTGCTCTTAGTCAAAGGAACGAATTCTTGTACCACTTTCTTGTGTTTAGAGTTCTCGGGTTCTTGTACAACTCTCTTATGTTTAGAGTTCTCAGGCTCGACCCGACGTTTACATTTGTCCAGCGAATGCCCTGTTAACCTGCATCGTGAACAATATAACGGAAGATGCTCATAGCTAAACTCGACATAAAATGAGTAATCGTCACAATTAACCATGATCGAATCACGAAGAGGCAAAGATAAATCAATTTCAATAAGCACTCTAGCAAAATGTCCAAACTCCCTTTTAGTGGAAGCACCGTCGACTCGAATGGGAAGACCGATAAATCTTGATATTCCGGTGACAATCTCCGCATGCCAATACTCCACCGGCAAATAGTAGATACGTACCCAAACTTGGCAGAGAGAAGACACTTCTTTATAAGGATCGAAGTTACGAACCCATTCCCGGACGCATAGAGATCCCGTCGATAGCTCCCAAATCATGTGCTGTTTAGCTGAAGCTTTATCCTCAGCCGAAGTAAACCTGATAACAAAAAAACCTTTGCTCATGGGAATAACTTGCCAATCATTCCGAATGTTCCACAAACGCTGAAGTTCGCCTTTCAAATCGTTCGTCGGACGCGGCTTATCCCCTTTACGAAGTAAAAGTCTACCAATAATGGCAAACTTGAATTCCTCAACTTGTTTTCTGTAGAAATCCGAAGGAATAGATATGGCGTAAGAATCACCGCATGGCTCGGGTTGAATGCTAGTGAATTTGTTAGCAAGAACATCAGGCGTTCTTTTGGTTTTGGGTTGAACCATCGTAGCGTATGAAGGCTGTTCCTTTCGAATGTTCTCATGCTGCGCAGTAGAAGTTATCTTCTCCGAAACCCTAGTCGAAACTCCAAGACTAGGGTTATGGTGATTTTCCTGATTATTGGCGACATCCTTTTGAACTTCACCGTTCAACTGGCGATTAAGAATCGTGCCACTGCAATTAGTATGATCATTAGGGTTACTGTCTCTCAAAGCCATGACAGGAGAGTTTGGGGCTTAGTGGAATTGCCTGGGTGAATCGAAGTTGGAAGAGATTTTAGGTATATTAAGCGCAGCGCGATCAGCGCTGCTGATTCTCGGCGCACCGGCACGTAGACGACATCAGAttccattattattattattattattattattattattattattattattattattattacctgTAAATTCCTGACGTTTCCAcgaaattggtttttgcacctttttttatttttcttcttttaaatacctaacctttagttttcGTCTGGAATTTATCCGGCAACCGGTTTCCCCCAAATTTTAAATGACGTGGCATCGGAAAATGACACCGTAGCACCGGAATGTGCACTGTAGGATGCcagaaattgaaaagaaaacgacgtcgttttcatTAAGTAGATACGGCGTCgtttagtgtcattttaagcaTTCACATTTCAATCCCCAATCTCATTTCTTCGATTAGGGTCGATTTTCTAGGGTTCATCGACGAAATCAGAGAAAAGAGTGCGAATCAGTAGGGAATCGCGGAAGATTCGTAGCCCATTTCACATCCCCTAAAAATTCGACTGATTAGATTGTGGCTTTCATCATCTTGCTATGTCGTCTTCACAATCCAGTGGAAATTCGAAGTTCAATGAAGGGGTTCCTATTTGTGAGCATAAAATCCCAGCCAAAATCGATACATCTCAAACTGAAAAAAATCCTCTGCGGCGTTTCTGCAGATGTTCTCAGAAAATGGTTAGTTTCTTTGAAGTATCTTCTTTTTGGTTTGGATTTCATACTTTTTTAGATTTTTTGCAGTCTGACAATTGTGGCTTCTGGAGCTGGTTTGATCCAGAGCTTACTACATACTACAAGATGAGCATGAACAATTTGATTCTACAGAGAGATAAAGCTTATGAGGAATTGAAATTTAGCACTCTTATGGGAGAAATCCAGAAGGAAAAATATGCCGATTTGATGCAAATGTATGAAGTGAAGTGTGCAGAGATTGAAGAATTGAAGCTTATGATGAAGGATCAAGAGATTGAAAGTAGGAAAAGAGAAAGGAAAGTTGAGATGATAGTCTTCATTTTAGGCATAGTACTTGGTTTGTTTGCAAACAATATGTTGTGTAAACTGCCATATCTTATATTATTGAACATGTAATGGCCTGCAGTGCAAGTTGTACTCATGCTTTTTTTGATGGAATGAAATGAGTTTGACTTTAATTCTAAATTACTGAACAAACATTGTATGAACAAAAGCACTGGCAACTTGCATTAACAATCTCCCAAAATAGAGTTTTACATCATTTGTGCAGATCACTGTTTACATCAATACAAAATATGTAACATATAGTTCAAAAGGTAGATAGATAATCATGTTTGCCAGTCAACACAAAAGTAAAGTTCATGGTTGAATGTCAGTTGATGGGATTGAGGATTTGCTCCTTGTTTGGATCACTCTAACATCTCTTGAATTTGGGGCACTTAGGTATTGATTTCTTGTCCTCTCACTGATATAAAGACCAGCCCCTGATCTTGCAAAGTTCCTCTCTTTGAAGAAAACATCATTTCCTCCACCTCTTCCAGAGGATCTGCCAGCTCTTCCACCCCCTCTTCCAGTGCTTCTCCCAGCTCTTCCAGCCCCTCTTCCAGTAGTAGTTGTAGAAGTGCTTGGAGTGGTACTTGTAGAAGTGCTTGGAGTGCCTTCTTCTCTCACCTTACGAGGTCTGCCAACCTTGTTCTATATTGTACATACCTATAGTTAGTTTTGAAATAGTAATGCAATCAAGAATAATCTGAATTTAAAGGATATTTACCTTAGGAGCAGGAGGTTTTTCAAGGAACATATTTTGACAATTTCTCTTGTTGTGGCCTGCATCCCCACACCTCCTACATGTCATGATCACCCCCCCTCTTGACAGTTGAGTTGGATTCCTACCTTCCCTCTCATTTGCTGATCCGATTCTCTTTTTCTTGGGCCTCCCAGGCATTCTCCTTACTGCTGGAGGTTTCACCTTAAATCCCTCCACTTCAGGCCACATGCTTTCACCTCTTATGGGCACCAGACCACTTTCATAAGCCTTCAAAAACCTAGACACACTGTAATAATCATGTACCATCTCCACTGGGTCCCTTCACactgtaattattattattattattattattattattattattattattattattattattattattattattattattattatatataatgtgaTTATGTAACATTTtacattttttcaattttacctatatatttttctaaattatatattagtcCATAAAacttgttaattttatttaacttatgtaatttatatcgTTGTTACGTTTATCATATTTGGACCCTAgttataatatatgaaattaactATGATAGATAAGAAATAAAGTTAATAGCAGTATATGAATAATGTATATTATTCAATAACTtatggagtagtattttttcTATAGAAATCAACAATCTATGTTTAATATGAAAATTTTGAACACTTAATTGGATGAAGTAACCTTAAATTAAAAGTCCAACTATTATTAAATCATCATccaatacataaaaaaataattaaatttaacaaattaggtaacctttaattttataattttggcatttataaaacaaaattaatagccCACACTTCATATTCAAATTTTGGGTTCTTAAAAgttcaaatttcaaattataaaaGTATTAAAAGCCCATACTTAATTAGCCCAAAATCTAAagctcaaataaaaaaaaattaattaaactcaacaatcaaaaacaaaatttaaaataaatataataatcattataaaatgaaaaatagatcTACCTAAATATCATCTCTTTTTCGTCTTTCCTAAAACCTCTtaacttaatataaataatggagtaaatattagtaataataaaaaGACTATATCTCTTTATTAGGTTTACAGACATCACGCAAAGCGCCGCCTTCATCATAATCCCTATTTCTTCCTATTCTCATGCTACCAGCTCAGCTCGTCTGCAATCTCTCTCTGTTTTCCGCCGCTCGTCGCCCCCTCCGGCCCACGCCTATCGGCTCGAAATCTCTACAGCAACAGCCTACAATAAATACAGCTTAAATACTCATCTCCTCTAAAATGTTCAGCGTCGCTTCTTCTCTCTCATTTCTTCTTCCCAGTCTAAACCTTCCACTTCTTCCACCTTTCGCCGCTGCTGGCGAGAAGCCCATCCGTGCTCTCCCttgtcttctctctccctctgccTCACCCTCTGCCGACTTTCTTCTACCTTTCGCCACTGCTGGGGAGAAGCTCAAACGTGCTCTCTATcgtcttctctctccctctgccGGAGAAAAACCTGCAACCGTATCACGGCAAAGCCGCGGTCCAAAACCCTTAGATCCCTAAACTATCAATTCCGGCCTCACATCTAGATGACGCTTCACGCGGTGTCACCTCTCTCCTCGACGACGATAAATGAGCTGCTGCCTCCCTCTGCTCAGCCCGTATCCAGTCGCCGCCGTCCGAGTTTCAAACTACGGCGTCGCCCAGCCCTAGCCTCCAGATCTCGGCCTCCTCCCTCGACTGCATCTTTAATTCTTGCGATCTCCATGTATATTTTTTCTTGCTGAatggattattttttttcatttagccACAAATTTTGAAACAACAACTTGTTTAATTTTAAACAGTAAGATATTTTGGGCATCTGATTTTTGTCTATCTGTTTTGGGCATCtgattttttgaaaaatctataaacaaaaaaaatgtttttcGCATATCTGATTTCAGTACTATTTTTTGGCATCTGATTCAGTAGATCTATGAACATCTTTGCTCTTTCCCAGTTCATTATCAAAGCTCTTTCCATGGAAAGGCTTTTTGCAACAACTTGTAAAATATACTttcaaagaaaacaaaagaaaagtttCAGAGGACaacatatttatatgaaacaaaaaaaattcggAGAAGAAGACAAAAGGGCTTTCAAATACAAACTTCAGATTAAGTCTTCAAAAAAGAGCAGAGGAATATTACTAACTTAAAATCGGAAAGCTCAAGTGTGAGTTAGCAGCTAATGAACTGCTATttatagagaaagaaaaaaataatttgggctccaaaaaaattcaaattcaaatctgGGCTGAACTGTTGGAGCCAAAACTGCATACATTCTTAAACCCAGCGGACAAAATTCAGAAATATACATTGGCCCAACTGATGTTGCTCTTGGCGGGATCACATTCCCCTAGGATTCTATGCtttaatatatgtatagatagatATAGATTAACATAAATTTTGACACTTTTCTTATTCAATTGTATTTGTAATTATATTTGTATAAGAAAAGTGTAAGTTTTTTACATAAAATCAATGACATTTTATCAACATCTAATGATACATTAGAAAATTTAGtcaaatttgagcataaaaccaattttttataaaacatgaacatttttaattttactgagACACCACACTTGCACGGCTAGGCCGCTAGGGAGATGATTAGATAAAACATTCTCTCCTTCTCTCGGAATCTGTCTTTCTTCGTTTCCTGGCTTCATTATCAAATGAATTCAACCAATTTAACAAATTCATAGTTATGCCTAGAATCTGGCATAGACTACTCTCTCCATTGTTGAGATAAAATCATTCAACCGATTGAAGCTCGCAATTGAATGGATGAAGTTTACACGATGGATATTAATAATCCTTTCCCAAATTTCATTGCAATAATCTTTCCTTTTAGAATCCAATCGTAGTTAtccatatatagatatatgaatacagataacagcagatctCAATCAAGATAGTGCTCGACTAGTATGGCAGACCAAGCAAGAAGAAGCGCCGCGAAGGAGGCGGTGTGCGTCACCGGAGCTAACGGTTTCATCGGGTCATGGGTGGTGAAAACCCTTCTGGAACACGGCTACACCACCATCCACCTCTCCATATTCCCCGGCTCCGATCCTTCTCACCTCTTCGCCCTCCCGGGCGCTGCCGCCGCCGGCCTCTTCGTGCACGAGGCCGACCTCCTCGATTCCGCCGCCGTCGAGAGGGCCGTGGAGGGGTGCGCCGGGGGCGGGGTGTTCCACGTGGCGTCGCCGTGCACGCTGGAGGACCCTGCGGACCCGCAGGGGGAGCTGGTGGACCCTGCCGTGAAGGGCACCCTGAACGTGCTGGCCGCCGCGAAGAAGTTTGGGGCGCGGCGCGTGGTCCTCACCTCCTCCATTTCGGCCATGGTGCCTAACCCGGGATGGGCCGCCGCCACGGTCGTTGATGAGTCTTGCTGGACCGATCTTGACTATTGCATCCAACATCAGGTCTCTCTCAAACACTATCAtcatcatgtttttttttttgttttttatgaaTTCATTTTTAACTTTTACTTCATGTGTTTCACAAAatttgagtaattttttttttgtactcCTTCCGTTCATCAAATGTATGATACCTTTGGtgggcacaaattttaaaaaaattggtggtgatttttatatagtgaaaaaatggtcccaccaaaatttgaaatgagtggttgatattaaattaaggatgaattttttgtaaataagtggtgtttataaggataaaaaataaaaaaaggggtGGGGTCATAGCTTAAAATGGAAAATGACATACTTTTTGTGTAcacctaaaatgaaaaaaatgtcatattttttgtggaaagAAGGAGTACCTGTTTTTTAAGGAGTTATTATCTTCGTCAAATAAATGTTgtcataatttgtcattttgatccgtccacaaaaaattgtcctaatctatttttagttgtgGGTCCTTTTTTCCAGTGGGCCTCATTTTCCATTTActaacataattaatttttttcactttgttttttttttatttgtggaCCATTTTTCCACTAACTATataaacaacacaaattttattaaaatccatgGCATCCCCTTTAAAACAATATTTTGTGAACAAGGGGGTAGTATTTTGTATGTTAAGCGTGGTagatgaaaaaatgaaaaaattgaataaaggaaaaaaaaattgaggatggaggaagtattagAAAGAATTAATAGCAATTGTCCATTTATCTCCTTAATTGACTCGAAcctccgacctattggttgAAAGTAAGG includes these proteins:
- the LOC131019851 gene encoding phenylacetaldehyde reductase isoform X3; the encoded protein is MADQARRSAAKEAVCVTGANGFIGSWVVKTLLEHGYTTIHLSIFPGSDPSHLFALPGAAAAGLFVHEADLLDSAAVERAVEGCAGGGVFHVASPCTLEDPADPQGELVDPAVKGTLNVLAAAKKFGARRVVLTSSISAMVPNPGWAAATVVDESCWTDLDYCIQHQKWYPVSKSLAEKAAWDFAKENGVDIVAINPATCLGQLLQPGLNASCAVLLQLLQGSEDTQEYHWLGAVHVKDVAKAQLMLFETPRASDLRAKRNRGWWVARMLQRN
- the LOC131019851 gene encoding cinnamoyl-CoA reductase 1 isoform X2: MADQARRSAAKEAVCVTGANGFIGSWVVKTLLEHGYTTIHLSIFPGSDPSHLFALPGAAAAGLFVHEADLLDSAAVERAVEGCAGGGVFHVASPCTLEDPADPQGELVDPAVKGTLNVLAAAKKFGARRVVLTSSISAMVPNPGWAAATVVDESCWTDLDYCIQHQKWYPVSKSLAEKAAWDFAKENGVDIVAINPATCLGQLLQPGLNASCAVLLQLLQGSEDTQEYHWLGAVHVKDVAKAQLMLFETPRASGRYLCTNGIYQFGDFAEKVATLFPEFPVHSVRETCAG